The stretch of DNA CCTTCACATTGGAACATGTTGCAGTTCCTTTGTTCGATATTATAACCCTCACAGTCGGCATCTGCGGTCGGAATAATGGATTCCTTGTCATCAGTGGTCCTCGTGGCCTGGGGATTGTTCGCTTGGCTTAAAGGTGGAGATGCCACAGTAGATTCGTCTGCATTGTGTTGAATTTCTCGTTGCATAAAAACTTCTCGTAAACGCCGCCTCAATGTCGGGTGCTGCTGAATGCTCTTTTCATCACTATTTGCATTAGTACTTTCATTAAAACGCCTCTCAATTGCAAAGTGAAGAAGACCTGTCGTTGACGTAGAAGTGTCTTCTCCTGCCGCCGCAGGTCCTGAGTCGCCTCCTTCCTTTGGCTTATGGTATGCTTCGCTAAATACCACCGTAGGCATGATTGGCACTCTCCCTCCTTCCAGTTCCGCCACTCGAGCAAACGTCGATGTCGTCAGTGGCGTTGTGAGTGATGATGAgggatttacattttcattatTCGTCATGCTGTCCTTCCTGGCCGACTCCGTATTTACATACGGTCTTCGCAGAAACGGTGTAGCCAGCGTTGATGACATCCTTCTGCCATCGTCGTCACCCCTTGCCGAAAACGGGTTCTGTTCTAGGTCTGCACTCTTCAAACAATGCCGAAAGCGCTGCTGTACCCCTTTACCGCAAGTAACACTACATGAAGTATATTCGCTCCATTCACTCCAACCTGTATGGAAACGGAAAAACGCAAAAGTTGAATGGAAAATTACGACAACTGGAAGTATAGAAGGTACGCTGTCATGGAATACATTATGTTTATAATGCTCTTGATGGGATTTCCATTCAACAGGCGTGGGTTGTACAATTTTGCATAAACTCCACGCTTAGCTAATTGAGCCATAACGATTTTTCGCACTTGTTTCTGAGTTGCTTTGAGCGACAGTTTCGGGAAAGTTCTTCAACTGTGCcagaataaaattattaattataATAACAATTGTTAAAAATGAGATTTGTCGATTGTTCTATTAAGCTCGTAGCAATAGGAAACATACGAAGGTAATCAAAATGTAAAAACAGAACCAATAGCTTCTTTGGAGAACAAGCAACTAAGTTGGATTTTTGCCAATCAAGAAAGTAcaattcctgtttttttttgtttagtgtAAGCCTAAGGAAATAAATCATTAAATATAtggatatttatatttttgcgAATGCAGTGTTTACCTGTTTCCCTCCAAATTGAGCCCTCCAAATCTTCACTCCACAAAAATACTCCACTGAAGAGATCGACTTGCAGATTGCCCCTATCGTTTAATCTACCGAAAATGATTACCTCGGTTGGCAATATTTCGCTGAGGATGCTCGAAAGTGTTGTCTGCTTTGGGCTGACATTTTCCGCAGAGGTTCCGTTGCTGTTGCGGCGTTGGTTATGGTTATTGCTAATGTTGCTACTGCTAACTttattgtcttccatcgtttggTTGCTCACTTCTGCATCATTATTTATGGCACTAGTGATAAGTTTGATATTGTTGCACTTGAATCTATAGCTAGGCTTCCCGTTCGGTTGCATGTTTTCTTCCACCCGAATGTCCAGCGACGATTTACTGCTTGTGAAGCTGGAAGCATTAAGGAGAAGAGATATATGagtatattctgaaaaaaatctgaactaACGGAAAAGGTATGAATGAGCTGCAATGATGGGACTAATTGAGACTATATTGTGTTTTTAATATATTCTAAGTCAGAATACTGCCAATTTGGGgtatattctccaactgaaatATCAAATACAGTAATCGATATGAAAGAGATCCAATTCTAAGGTCATTGTACATttatacaatttcattcaagTTTGCTCCAATAACATTTTtacaaattcatattaaaccATTGAcaaatatattatattagtATCAATATGTCCGAACTTTTCtgtcaaatttgaaataaacgCATTGGTAGATatgatttaaaaataattgccGAAAAACAGTGTTTCTGAAAATGTCTCATTCGAATGGTTTGTTCTTAAGTTCATTGCGCATGAAAGCTGGAGCTTCTGAGCCCACTTTATGTTAAATCATTTCAGTTAGTCGATGATAATCCTAAGCCATATCCTgtattttttccaacaatttttggcATTCAATGTTTTTTGAACGTCTTTCGCGTGAGTTTTCTAGTGGCCTTGTACAACCACATTTAAATTTCGCAAACCGCCTTTCCTTTGTTCTGTTCGAAGTGTCCCTATACATATTCAACATGCGTTCTGTTTCGAAAACAGAAGTTTTAATCTTCACGACATTCATTATATTCCGTTATAAAATATAACATACAAACATTAaacagctgttttttttttgagtgagTACTCAGATCTACTACACGCGTGTTCTCAAAAATATAACAGAAGAAGGTGATCCTGACCCAGATCTGAATCTACCGAATCTTTACAATTTGGACTTCTACATAAtttaatacgtttgctcaacatgcaaacaaacattttttgttcgaaaacatttgaacaattttaaagaaacgtttccgaaaaatcactgtttgtccgcataacagacgcagttccatacagctttcattcatcgttcgaaaatcaacaattgtcagtattatgtgctataagctaaatctacatttgaatcacactctttgtagagtccaaacatgtctgtcacgatagtgtcttattacttagtgtttcctaatagatgaatataagaaaccattgaaacgctgctcatataattactattttctatacacgatgaacaaagagaagcaattgtgttttttaatgttataattacctaaatttctgcatttgaatcttcaagtagataatgaaacaatcagatcagtagtaaaacttaaaataaaattggttcttagcattataactcctcggattcaacattgacttattccacatactcagcatttactcataccgttggagtgagtcactccaccatctttatgcgattgatcgttaTATCGATAAATCATGTTgcaaaaattaccaacattgcagattgactttacaaattcaatttattgaaaaaacacgaacctgttgttcttatcatatcccagagtattcttcaggaaaaaagtactatcatgaCTCGCAACAAAgaaagagcaccttttccagacactTAATTTCTTCCAAatctttttcattttatccgataacaactgaaactaccgacagagacgttttgactattatcggaattgtaaatactaacgctacaaacagagcaacctggtgattacgtcttgctatgcgaacaaatgttcattgaaacgattgatcgTCCGCAAAAAATAGacgtaagcgttttccaaatggaaaaaatatgttataatccgcTAAATCACCTAGGCCCCCTTTTTGCCGATAAtttccttcaactggacagattattccatcggaaatttgcatggttatgcttgtaggtaACAAAAATGCGTTATCCTAACACTAATGTTGTTGTTGATTAcatctcctatgcaatcatgggcagcaAAAGAATCCTCTTTTTTGcttcataattattaaaaaaaaaaaattttagataGATAAGATTCGGAAGCATGCGCGCTTTTGGGAGCGTGCGTGTGCATATAACTGTTTGTGGAACGTGGCATGCGATATGTAGCATTCGGCATGTTTTTGCGAAGGTCTTTGAGGTCATCTCCACTCTGTATGCATTACACTGAAGCaactatactcaacctgcgatAACATAGGGCTACGAAAATACGGCAGCGAGGTTTCCGAAATAACCTTTCTTAAGGTCGAGAGATTaaattagttttccaaattggtttTTTTCTAGGCTAGAGGCGTATCAAGTGAGAAATTTGAAaccctctataattcaaaatataatcagatcacagtctcgctccagctagAAGACAGCAGTCTTTCTCTGATGTCAGCCGCCGCTGTTTTGCTTGATACAAATGAACAATGGAAGATAGATATCGCACAATACCTCTCTGTCGGCTGAACAAAGTGGCATGACAATCACTTTCGAAAAATTAGACATGTATTGGTAATGTTCGTTACTTAGTTtcttaaattaaaaaattgtaataagttgtaattaggacacgaccgcagttttcgacgtagaactacggaattatgttatccaatccacttgtttatcacttcggatattgttttagaatgcatcgatttttttataatagtagactcgaaagagtccAGTAGAGTCGAATGCTATTaacacttctcgtttatttggttcaactcgcatcagactccttaccactcagatatcgatcacaaactatgaacccttttgctcctatgtTCCGCTTGAGATGTAATCGAACCCCAacacatgcaacagtaaggttactctgctggaatttgaaagcatactttcgtgaaatatacgtttatctaaataaatgcagtg from Toxorhynchites rutilus septentrionalis strain SRP chromosome 3, ASM2978413v1, whole genome shotgun sequence encodes:
- the LOC129778824 gene encoding uncharacterized protein LOC129778824 isoform X1 gives rise to the protein MIGAKLFPLLIYASCILVLSVVCVVNLENLIVFDSDCYHEHGYVRENPNVRDLVEASDVIIKAFAGDGNHLRLVAPHSGYVENSDLRHEEDGGEESDNADSNKDSDYFVRLEPMLVYKGNEIFQKLKLINWQRYIIIESFTSSKSSLDIRVEENMQPNGKPSYRFKCNNIKLITSAINNDAEVSNQTMEDNKVSSSNISNNHNQRRNSNGTSAENVSPKQTTLSSILSEILPTEVIIFGRLNDRGNLQVDLFSGVFLWSEDLEGSIWRETGWSEWSEYTSCSVTCGKGVQQRFRHCLKSADLEQNPFSARGDDDGRRMSSTLATPFLRRPYVNTESARKDSMTNNENVNPSSSLTTPLTTSTFARVAELEGGRVPIMPTVVFSEAYHKPKEGGDSGPAAAGEDTSTSTTGLLHFAIERRFNESTNANSDEKSIQQHPTLRRRLREVFMQREIQHNADESTVASPPLSQANNPQATRTTDDKESIIPTADADCEGYNIEQRNCNMFQCEGALDFLSSKYDSQLVPERVRRNELNQKIEQIGNNFTLMLRLRYQKRGADLNPHKQQSNHILTLRSQSATVPSLSLNFLTDGLGGLKIIQEKSGFSEMLPVERNLLDGKWHFVAFSGRNGGFVNVFIDCIWANSYILSKGTIELPQNPLVEIGREIELQQLTLVPGDKERLQCEPDTISITDTDNRQVTNYFEGMH
- the LOC129778824 gene encoding uncharacterized protein LOC129778824 isoform X2, with the protein product MIGAKLFPLLIYASCILVLSVVCVVNLENLIVFDSDCYHEHGYVRENPNVRDLVEASDVIIKAFAGDGNHLRLVAPHSGYVENSDLRHEEDGGEESDNADSNKDSDYFVRLEPMLVYKGNEIFQKLKLINWQRYIIIESFTSSKSSLDIRVEENMQPNGKPSYRFKCNNIKLITSAINNDAEVSNQTMEDNKVSSSNISNNHNQRRNSNGTSAENVSPKQTTLSSILSEILPTEVIIFGRLNDRGNLQVDLFSGVFLWSEDLEGSIWRETGWSEWSEYTSCSVTCGKGVQQRFRHCLKSADLEQNPFSARGDDDGRRMSSTLATPFLRRPYVNTESARKDSMTNNENVNPSSSLTTPLTTSTFARVAELEGGRVPIMPTVVFSEAYHKPKEGGDSGPAAAGEDTSTSTTGLLHFAIERRFNESTNANSDEKSIQQHPTLRRRLREVFMQREIQHNADESTVASPPLSQANNPQATRTTDDKESIIPTADADCEGYNIEQRNCNMFQCEGALDFLSSKYDSQLVPERVRRNELNQKIEQIGNNFTLMLRLRYQSATVPSLSLNFLTDGLGGLKIIQEKSGFSEMLPVERNLLDGKWHFVAFSGRNGGFVNVFIDCIWANSYILSKGTIELPQNPLVEIGREIELQQLTLVPGDKERLQCEPDTISITDTDNRQVTNYFEGMH